The following coding sequences lie in one Calothrix sp. NIES-2098 genomic window:
- a CDS encoding putative hydrolase, translated as MGILIDLDQTLIDSQVAEQFRRNKQWSNVYKLIPQLYAYPGISELLKEIKAIGVPICIVTSSPRPYCEKVIKHCDWKIDATVCYHDTTNHKPHPDPIQKGLLSLGLEASEAVAIGDAAKDIQAAKAAGVLSIGTLWGSLEKDLLKASKPDIVCETVTDLREILLVKYKY; from the coding sequence ATGGGAATTTTAATAGACCTTGACCAAACCCTTATAGATTCTCAAGTGGCTGAACAATTCCGCAGAAACAAACAATGGTCTAATGTGTATAAACTAATTCCACAGCTATATGCATATCCAGGAATATCAGAGCTACTAAAAGAGATAAAAGCAATTGGTGTACCTATATGTATAGTTACTTCTAGCCCAAGACCATATTGTGAGAAGGTAATAAAACATTGTGATTGGAAGATAGATGCAACTGTCTGTTATCACGACACCACTAATCATAAACCTCATCCAGACCCTATTCAAAAAGGCTTACTAAGTTTAGGATTAGAAGCATCAGAGGCAGTTGCTATTGGTGATGCAGCAAAAGATATTCAAGCCGCTAAAGCAGCAGGAGTTTTATCCATTGGAACACTTTGGGGTTCTTTAGAAAAAGACTTACTAAAAGCCTCAAAGCCAGATATAGTTTGTGAAACGGTTACAGATCTGAGAGAAATTTTATTAGTGAAGTATAAATATTGA
- a CDS encoding putative Rossmann fold nucleotide-binding protein involved in DNA uptake, producing MQRLDTLNILTLNLVPGVGKSTLQRILNNLSFKPSNLKELYEVASTYINLTNSQLESAFNRAEQLLEEHDKAGIKVIGIDDPEFPQQLRTITNPPSVLYVKGDINCLKPECSVAVIGTRQPTDYGKRTAIRIAQRFAEQGLIVVGGLAQGCDTAGHQGCLDGKGCTVAVLAHGLDRIYPSENRELAQRIIEYGGCLVSEYPIGNKLFKNQFVERDRIQSGLSSAVVIIETDIKGGTMHTAKFCLEQGRVLACINYEPKHRSDKSRGNEKLIAEGKAFSLKNADDFKSFLSNVFGKIITLNTETTELFGSDIITPNISTKAEIVESQKTSATEVIGENNNTTIQVILSQEEKQKFEVKCAENGMTVNQVLHEFITAYLIDETSKTVTYPSQVFKEKNINGAEQLSCQLTLPIENLDVSQNKIVEIHQIDSNTNNALNTKKLAERLNVNPSTISKNKAKGVEFFKEWSHKKDPDGIAWEYFEKTKLFEVAF from the coding sequence ATGCAACGATTGGATACTCTTAATATACTAACTCTTAATTTAGTACCAGGAGTAGGTAAAAGTACTCTTCAGCGTATTTTAAATAACCTATCATTTAAACCTTCAAATTTAAAAGAACTTTATGAAGTAGCATCTACATATATTAATCTAACTAATTCACAATTAGAATCAGCTTTCAATCGTGCTGAACAATTATTAGAAGAACATGACAAGGCTGGTATTAAGGTTATTGGAATTGACGATCCAGAATTTCCACAACAATTAAGAACCATAACAAATCCTCCATCAGTTCTTTATGTTAAGGGAGATATCAATTGCTTAAAACCAGAATGCTCAGTAGCTGTCATTGGAACTCGCCAGCCTACTGATTATGGTAAAAGAACAGCAATTAGAATTGCTCAACGATTTGCAGAGCAAGGTTTGATAGTTGTAGGTGGTTTAGCACAAGGTTGTGATACTGCTGGTCATCAAGGTTGTTTAGACGGAAAAGGTTGTACTGTTGCTGTCTTAGCACATGGATTAGACAGGATTTATCCGTCTGAAAATCGAGAATTGGCTCAAAGAATTATTGAGTATGGTGGATGCCTTGTAAGTGAATATCCAATTGGTAATAAGCTCTTTAAAAATCAATTTGTAGAGCGAGATCGTATACAAAGTGGCCTAAGTTCTGCTGTAGTAATTATTGAAACTGACATTAAAGGTGGAACAATGCATACAGCTAAATTTTGTCTTGAGCAAGGTAGAGTTCTTGCTTGTATAAATTATGAACCTAAGCATCGTTCTGATAAATCACGAGGAAACGAAAAATTAATTGCTGAAGGAAAAGCATTTTCTCTTAAAAATGCAGACGATTTCAAAAGTTTTCTAAGTAATGTTTTTGGAAAAATTATTACTTTAAATACAGAAACAACAGAATTATTTGGTTCAGACATAATAACTCCAAATATTTCAACCAAAGCAGAAATAGTTGAATCGCAAAAAACAAGTGCTACAGAAGTAATAGGTGAAAACAATAATACAACTATTCAGGTTATTTTGAGTCAAGAGGAAAAGCAAAAATTTGAAGTTAAATGTGCTGAAAATGGCATGACAGTTAACCAAGTTTTACATGAATTTATTACAGCTTATTTGATTGATGAAACCTCAAAAACTGTAACTTACCCGTCTCAAGTATTTAAAGAAAAAAATATTAATGGGGCTGAACAATTAAGTTGTCAACTAACCTTACCAATTGAAAATTTAGATGTTTCGCAAAATAAAATAGTTGAAATTCATCAAATAGATAGCAATACAAATAATGCTTTAAATACTAAAAAGTTAGCGGAAAGGTTGAATGTAAATCCATCTACTATTTCTAAAAATAAAGCAAAAGGGGTTGAATTTTTTAAAGAATGGAGCCATAAGAAAGATCCAGATGGAATTGCTTGGGAATATTTTGAAAAGACTAAGTTGTTTGAAGTAGCATTTTAA
- the pyrE_2 gene encoding orotate phosphoribosyltransferase — protein sequence MLLTQQGRIDATSCLQRYKKVEKKSNGGNRDINVDLNSIKVNNHHLLKGQTVLLLDDVTTTGNSFLSCETLLEQAGALRVVKLALGKTASY from the coding sequence TTGTTGCTGACTCAACAAGGACGTATAGATGCTACTTCTTGCCTGCAAAGATATAAGAAGGTTGAAAAAAAATCAAATGGTGGAAATCGGGATATTAATGTAGACTTAAATTCTATTAAGGTTAATAACCATCACCTGCTTAAAGGACAAACAGTTCTTCTTTTAGACGACGTTACTACGACTGGTAACTCTTTTCTTTCTTGCGAAACTTTATTAGAACAAGCTGGTGCATTAAGAGTAGTAAAATTAGCTTTAGGCAAAACAGCAAGTTACTAA
- a CDS encoding transposase codes for MWIQSLEDFIRHSQDKREITRAMAVKMLLYGYKHKEIMPILGVSSGFISTWKKAFFENGVDGLKLAYKGSKGFLDTQQHREVIEWLQTKNEWTLNELEYQVASKYEVTFESKQSYYDLFHEARISWKKTQANNPKHDPELVALKKKRFVNCWKSDDPKSRQES; via the coding sequence ATGTGGATACAATCATTAGAAGATTTTATCAGACATAGCCAAGATAAACGTGAAATTACAAGAGCAATGGCAGTCAAAATGTTGCTTTATGGATACAAACATAAAGAGATAATGCCAATATTGGGTGTTTCATCAGGCTTTATAAGTACATGGAAAAAAGCATTTTTTGAAAATGGAGTAGATGGTTTAAAGTTAGCATATAAAGGCAGCAAAGGATTTTTAGATACACAACAACATAGGGAAGTGATTGAATGGCTACAAACAAAGAATGAATGGACGCTTAATGAGCTAGAATACCAAGTAGCATCTAAGTATGAAGTAACATTTGAATCTAAACAAAGTTACTATGATTTGTTTCATGAAGCACGTATTAGTTGGAAGAAAACTCAAGCTAATAATCCAAAGCATGACCCTGAATTAGTCGCTTTAAAAAAAAAGAGATTTGTGAATTGTTGGAAAAGCGACGACCCCAAATCGAGACAGGAGAGCTAG
- a CDS encoding transposase yields the protein MVFIIDECHLLWGDIIGYIWGKMSERISIPVVNARDKQTYFGALDYKTKEFLTYSAKKGNSENTINFLEYLRSQRPDAKLLIIWDGASYHRSQKIKDYLDSLNANLEKEQWLITCERFAPNAPQQNPVEDIWLQGKRLIQELHFFCHSFSVVKALFELSLNCQIFDFPKLHEYGVFS from the coding sequence GTGGTTTTCATCATTGATGAATGTCATTTACTCTGGGGAGACATAATAGGATATATCTGGGGTAAAATGAGTGAGCGCATTTCAATTCCAGTCGTCAATGCTCGTGATAAACAAACATACTTTGGTGCATTAGACTATAAAACTAAGGAATTTCTCACCTATTCTGCTAAGAAAGGTAACTCAGAAAACACAATTAATTTTTTAGAGTATCTCCGCTCACAACGTCCTGATGCAAAACTTTTAATCATTTGGGATGGCGCTAGTTATCATCGCTCTCAAAAAATCAAAGATTATTTAGATTCTTTGAATGCGAATTTAGAAAAAGAACAATGGTTGATAACTTGCGAAAGGTTTGCCCCAAATGCACCCCAACAGAACCCTGTAGAAGATATTTGGTTGCAAGGCAAAAGACTGATTCAAGAGTTGCATTTTTTCTGTCATTCCTTCTCTGTTGTCAAGGCTTTATTTGAGTTATCGCTTAATTGTCAAATTTTTGACTTTCCTAAGCTCCATGAATATGGTGTTTTCTCATGA
- a CDS encoding transposase: protein MTQPRSPKPSIKFVDEYCAIYRNIFPEIRSFENFRDLHLGNSMSVLVKLLKEILAPPTERGDFDVLIEREGEIALHVFLLDETALNLVKPKNFRIFADSTPA, encoded by the coding sequence ATGACACAGCCAAGAAGCCCCAAACCTAGCATCAAATTTGTGGATGAATATTGTGCAATCTACAGAAACATCTTTCCAGAAATTAGGAGTTTTGAAAATTTCCGAGATTTACATTTGGGAAATAGTATGTCTGTATTAGTAAAGCTGCTTAAGGAAATTTTAGCCCCACCGACTGAACGCGGGGATTTTGATGTGTTAATCGAGCGAGAAGGGGAGATCGCACTCCATGTCTTTCTTTTAGACGAAACTGCTTTAAATCTTGTTAAGCCAAAAAATTTCAGAATATTTGCTGACAGCACACCAGCCTGA
- a CDS encoding XRE family transcriptional regulator: protein MTIKKPLVIHQPEVGKLIRELRLLSNLTQEQFAAHLGVTYPTINRWENGRTKPSPLAMEKIEVQLIQMGDRGKDLLEKYLEN from the coding sequence ATGACCATAAAAAAGCCCCTAGTCATTCATCAGCCAGAAGTTGGCAAGCTAATCCGCGAACTTCGCTTGCTGTCAAATTTGACTCAGGAACAGTTTGCAGCACATTTGGGTGTGACATATCCCACAATTAACCGTTGGGAGAATGGACGCACTAAACCATCGCCTTTAGCAATGGAAAAGATTGAGGTGCAACTAATCCAGATGGGCGATCGCGGTAAGGATTTGCTAGAGAAGTATTTGGAAAATTAA
- a CDS encoding transposase and inactivated derivatives-like protein, which produces MAGRFEGLSDVEWKLFEDIFPKEPEKKGRGMPHAPFRHVLNTLLYILITGCRWCDVPKGEIWASKSAAHRWLMRWETDGTLESLQARTLGIAQEKGLINWNYGAVDGSFSPWKGWR; this is translated from the coding sequence ATGGCAGGGCGATTTGAAGGATTAAGCGACGTGGAATGGAAGTTGTTTGAAGATATATTCCCCAAGGAGCCAGAAAAGAAAGGGCGAGGAATGCCCCATGCGCCGTTTCGTCATGTACTTAACACCTTACTGTATATATTGATAACAGGATGTCGTTGGTGTGATGTTCCCAAGGGAGAAATATGGGCATCAAAAAGTGCAGCGCACAGATGGCTGATGCGTTGGGAAACAGACGGAACGTTAGAAAGTTTACAAGCACGTACACTAGGAATTGCTCAAGAGAAGGGTTTAATTAACTGGAATTACGGTGCTGTAGACGGGTCTTTTTCCCCCTGGAAAGGGTGGCGGTGA
- a CDS encoding putative oxidoreductase codes for MTTEHRIELRQIGSTGLTVFPLALGCMGMSGMYGTADDNESIATIHAALDYGVTLLDTGDFYGTGHNEMLIGRALKDRRDKALLSVKFGAMRSPDGGWIGTDARPSAVKNFAAYSLTRLGVDHIDIYRPARLDPQVPIEDTIGAIAELIKAGYVRYIGLSEVGVDTIRRAHAVYPISDLQIEYSLISRSPETEIFPVLEELGIGVTAYGVLSRGLLSGSTPSAQGDFRAYLPRFREENFAQNQRFVEELKQIATTKGVSPSQLAIRLVRKLQSQTVQSFETKL; via the coding sequence ATGACCACTGAACATAGAATCGAGCTTCGTCAAATCGGCTCTACTGGTCTAACTGTTTTCCCCTTGGCTCTTGGATGTATGGGTATGTCCGGAATGTACGGTACGGCGGACGACAACGAAAGTATTGCCACCATCCACGCAGCTCTTGATTACGGTGTAACGCTGCTAGATACAGGTGATTTCTACGGCACCGGACACAATGAAATGCTGATTGGTCGTGCGCTGAAAGACCGCCGAGACAAAGCCCTGCTTTCTGTGAAATTTGGCGCAATGCGCTCTCCTGATGGTGGATGGATAGGTACAGATGCGCGGCCCTCCGCCGTTAAAAATTTCGCAGCCTATAGTCTTACTCGATTGGGAGTAGACCACATCGATATTTACCGTCCTGCTCGACTAGACCCACAAGTTCCTATTGAAGACACCATAGGAGCAATCGCTGAACTAATAAAGGCTGGCTATGTCCGATATATCGGTTTATCAGAGGTGGGAGTAGACACTATTCGCCGCGCACACGCTGTTTACCCCATCAGCGACCTTCAGATTGAATACTCGCTCATTAGCCGTAGTCCTGAAACCGAGATATTTCCCGTACTAGAAGAACTTGGTATTGGCGTGACTGCCTATGGCGTTCTTTCGCGAGGTCTACTGAGTGGTTCTACTCCATCTGCTCAAGGTGACTTCCGTGCCTATTTACCGCGTTTTAGGGAAGAAAACTTTGCCCAAAACCAGCGTTTTGTTGAAGAGCTAAAGCAAATTGCTACAACTAAAGGAGTTAGTCCTTCACAGTTGGCCATTAGACTTGTCCGAAAACTCCAAAGCCAGACTGTTCAAAGCTTTGAGACAAAACTTTGA
- a CDS encoding aldo/keto reductase, protein MVITQKRKLGHSGLEVSLLCFGGNVFGWTIDENTSFEILDNFIAAGGNFIDTADVYSTWVKGNIGGESETILGKWLKQRKNRDQVVIATKVGNDMGIKGKGLSRQHIQQAVEDSLQRLQTDYIDLYQSHIDDETTPLEETLETYAELIRQGKVRAIGASNYSAERLRRALEISRQYSYPRYESLQPRYNLYDRDGYEQDLQQISTEHGIGVISYSSLCSGFLTGKYRSEKDLSISLRGSSVKRYLNPRGLRILEAIDRVAKTYNSTPTQVSLAWLIANHTITAPIVSATKVEQLNDIIKAVNLHLDQDAIDLLNQASSSNT, encoded by the coding sequence ATTGATGAAAATACTTCATTTGAGATTTTAGATAACTTTATAGCGGCTGGAGGTAATTTTATTGACACAGCTGATGTCTATTCCACATGGGTGAAAGGAAATATTGGTGGAGAGTCCGAGACAATTTTAGGAAAATGGCTCAAACAGCGTAAAAATCGTGACCAAGTGGTGATTGCAACTAAGGTTGGCAACGATATGGGCATTAAAGGCAAAGGGCTTTCTCGTCAACACATTCAACAAGCTGTTGAAGACTCATTGCAAAGGTTACAAACTGATTATATTGATCTATATCAATCGCATATTGACGATGAAACTACTCCACTTGAAGAAACTCTTGAAACCTACGCAGAGTTGATTCGTCAGGGAAAAGTACGTGCAATTGGTGCTTCAAATTATAGTGCAGAACGTCTGCGGAGGGCATTAGAAATCAGCCGTCAGTATAGCTATCCTCGCTACGAGAGCCTTCAGCCTCGTTATAACTTGTATGACCGAGATGGTTATGAGCAGGATTTACAACAAATTTCCACTGAACATGGAATTGGTGTAATTAGCTATTCCTCTTTGTGCAGTGGCTTTCTCACTGGTAAATATCGCTCAGAAAAAGATTTGTCTATTAGTCTGCGTGGTAGTTCTGTAAAAAGATATTTAAACCCTCGTGGTTTGCGAATTTTAGAGGCAATTGATCGGGTGGCAAAAACTTATAATTCTACTCCCACCCAAGTTTCTCTGGCGTGGCTCATTGCTAATCACACTATTACTGCTCCTATTGTTAGTGCAACCAAGGTTGAGCAACTCAACGATATTATCAAAGCTGTCAATCTTCATCTCGACCAAGATGCTATTGACCTTCTCAATCAAGCCAGTTCCTCAAACACTTAG